A stretch of the Massilia varians genome encodes the following:
- a CDS encoding FGGY-family carbohydrate kinase has translation MHDPLILAIDNGTQSVRALLFDLKGEIVARSQVPLLDYRSEHPGWAEHDPEGFWQALCQACGQLWTQPGADRARIAGVAVTTQRGTVINVDREGRPLRPAITWLDQRSTSAVPPIGPLWRTAFRLARVHETVDYLRGEAEINWIHAHQPEVWQATHKFLLLSGYLNWRLCGRFADSAGSQVAYLPFDYRRLKWAGRRDWKWQALALEPRMLPELQAPGTQLGSISAQAARDTGIPQGLPLLAAAADKACEVIGAGCSAPHVGCLSYGTTATINTTTTRYVEVSPFVPPYPAAIPGAYSLEVQVFRGYWMVNWFKEQFGHHEQMRALLEDVAPEHLFDELAEAVPPGSMGLMLQPYWTPGIRVPGREAKGAIIGFGDVHTRAHVYRAILEGLAYALREGKERIERRAGTRITELRVSGGGSQSDAAMQLTADIFGLPVARPHVYETSGLGAAIDAAVGLGLYPDFAAAIEAMTRVGRVFEPVAGNQAIYERLYREVYLKMYRQLQPMYRDIARITGYPRQA, from the coding sequence ATGCATGACCCGCTGATCCTCGCCATCGACAACGGCACCCAGAGCGTGCGCGCCCTGCTGTTCGACCTGAAGGGCGAGATCGTCGCCAGGTCGCAGGTGCCCTTGCTGGACTACCGCAGCGAACATCCGGGCTGGGCCGAGCACGACCCGGAGGGCTTCTGGCAGGCGCTGTGTCAGGCTTGTGGCCAGCTCTGGACCCAGCCGGGCGCCGACCGTGCCCGCATCGCCGGCGTGGCGGTGACGACCCAGCGCGGCACCGTCATCAACGTCGACCGCGAGGGCAGGCCGCTGCGCCCGGCCATCACCTGGCTCGACCAGCGCAGCACAAGCGCGGTGCCGCCCATCGGGCCGCTGTGGCGCACCGCCTTCAGGCTGGCGCGGGTCCACGAGACGGTCGACTACCTGCGCGGCGAAGCCGAAATCAACTGGATCCACGCGCACCAGCCCGAGGTCTGGCAGGCGACCCACAAGTTCCTGCTGCTGTCGGGCTACCTGAACTGGCGCCTGTGCGGGCGCTTCGCCGATTCCGCCGGGTCGCAGGTGGCCTACCTGCCGTTCGACTACCGGCGCCTCAAGTGGGCCGGCCGGCGCGACTGGAAATGGCAGGCGCTGGCGCTGGAGCCGCGCATGCTGCCCGAGCTGCAGGCGCCGGGCACGCAATTGGGCAGCATCAGCGCGCAGGCGGCCCGCGACACCGGTATTCCGCAAGGCCTGCCGCTGCTGGCGGCGGCCGCCGACAAGGCCTGCGAGGTGATCGGGGCCGGCTGCAGCGCGCCCCACGTCGGCTGCCTGAGCTACGGCACCACGGCCACCATCAACACCACCACCACCCGCTACGTCGAGGTGTCGCCCTTTGTGCCGCCGTATCCGGCGGCGATTCCGGGCGCCTACAGCCTCGAGGTGCAGGTGTTCCGCGGCTACTGGATGGTCAACTGGTTCAAGGAGCAGTTCGGCCACCACGAACAGATGCGCGCGCTGCTGGAAGACGTGGCGCCCGAACACCTGTTTGACGAGCTGGCCGAGGCCGTGCCGCCCGGCTCGATGGGCCTGATGCTGCAGCCCTACTGGACGCCCGGCATCCGGGTGCCGGGGCGCGAGGCCAAGGGCGCCATCATCGGTTTCGGCGACGTGCATACCCGCGCCCACGTCTACCGCGCCATCCTGGAAGGGCTGGCGTATGCGCTGCGCGAAGGGAAGGAGCGCATCGAGCGGCGCGCCGGGACCCGCATCACCGAACTGCGCGTCTCGGGCGGCGGCTCGCAGAGCGACGCGGCGATGCAGCTCACCGCCGACATCTTCGGCCTGCCGGTCGCGCGCCCGCACGTGTACGAGACCTCGGGGCTGGGCGCGGCGATCGATGCCGCCGTCGGGCTGGGCCTGTACCCGGACTTCGCGGCCGCCATCGAGGCCATGACGCGGGTGGGCAGGGTGTTCGAGCCGGTGGCGGGCAACCAGGCGATCTACGAGCGGCTGTACCGCGAGGTCTACCTGAAGATGTATCGCCAGCTGCAGCCGATGTACCGCGACATCGCGCGCATCACCGGTTATCCGCGCCAGGCCTGA
- a CDS encoding diguanylate cyclase, whose protein sequence is MAGFDQGADVERLRVPNPRSSTSDFVTVSIGVATFVPTQFDDMRALFLAADRAMYEAKAAGRNRVVAVGGGYAWEAMQTALAR, encoded by the coding sequence GTGGCCGGTTTCGACCAGGGTGCGGACGTCGAGCGCCTGCGCGTGCCCAACCCGCGCTCCTCGACCTCCGACTTCGTCACCGTCAGCATCGGCGTCGCCACCTTCGTGCCGACCCAGTTCGACGACATGCGCGCGCTGTTCCTGGCCGCCGACCGCGCCATGTACGAGGCCAAGGCGGCAGGGCGCAACCGGGTGGTGGCCGTGGGCGGCGGCTATGCCTGGGAAGCGATGCAGACGGCGCTGGCGCGCTAG